The segment gggacGGAtatggggggggaccggggggatcGGGGTAACCGGGGGGAGAGCGGCCAAGGTGGGCCGGGGGgcaggtggggcgggggggggacggatatgggggggggccggggggatcgGGGTaaccgggggggcggggggggcgggaggggcaggtgggggggaccggggggcggggggggacggatatggggggggaccgggggggatCGGGGTAaccggggaggccggggggggccgggggggcaggggggggcggggggccaggtggggggacGGATATGGGGGGGACCGGGGTaaccgggggggcaggggggggcggggggagcaggtGGGGGGACGGAtatgggggggcaccggggggatCGGGGTAACCGGGGGGAGAGCGGCCAAGGTGGGacggggggcaggtggggggggacggatatggggggggaccggggggatcGGGGTaaccgggggggccggggggggccgggggggcaggggggcggggggcaggtggggggacGGATATGGGGGGGACCGGGGGATCGGGGtaaccggggggggcagggggcaggtggggggggaccgggggaTCGGGGTaaccggggggggcggggggggcaggtggggggggaccggggggatcGGGGTaaccgggggggccgggggggcgggggggcagggggggcaggtgaggggggacGGAtatggggggggaccggggggatcGGGGTaaccgggggggcaggggggggcgggggggcaggtggggggggaccggggggatcGGGGTaaccgggggggcggggggggcaggtggggggggaccggggggatcGGGGTaaccgggggggccggggggggcgggggggcagggggggcaggtgaggggggacGGAtatggggggggaccggggggatcGGGGTAACCGGGGGGAGAGCGGCCAAGGTGGGACGGGGGgcaggtggggcgggggggggacggatatgggggggggccggggggatcgGGGTAaccggggggggaccgggggggcggggggggccggtgggggggaccgggggggcgggggggacggatATGGGGGGGGACCGGGAGGATCGGGGTAACCGGGGGGAGAGCGGCCAAGGTGGGACGGGGGACAggtggggggggaccgggggggcagggggggccggggggcaggtggggggggaccgggggtgcaggtgtgggggggACGGAtatggggggggacaggggagatATGCGGGGGATAcggggggggatcggggggtgctgggggggtcccgtGGGGGCCGGGTGGgctgagccggggccggggggtgccggggggggtcccgggggcctgagccggggccgggggggtcccaggggagccgGGGGGTGCTGGGTGACTGatccggggccgggggggtcccaggggggccggggggtgctggggggctgagCCGGgaccggggggtgctgggggggccccgggggggtcccaggggggccggggggtgctgggggggccccgggggggtcccaggggggccggggggtgctgggggggtcccggggggctgatccggggccggggggggggcagagcgcAGCGCAGGTCTCGCTGGCCAATGTCACGGCGATGCTGGGCGCGCTGCTGCCCCCGGACGGCGataccggcaccggcaccggcaccggctccggcACCGACACCGACACCGACACTgacaccggcaccggcaccggcaccggcggctACACCGGCACCGACACTGACACCGGCACCGACACCGGCGGCGACAGTGACAGCGACGGCCCCGGCGTGCCGGGCGGTGAgcgcccccccccgggggacccccccggtgacccccccggacccccccgctgacccccctgtgacccccccccgctgaccccccccgccccaggccccgccgccgccgtgcgcgTCCGGTTCCTGCCGctgggcagcgcccgccgcccgcccgcccgcgccgccctgcgccgccgctgccgcctgctggtgctgggctccgggtgcgggggggggcaccgcggggggcaccgggggggggaaccggggggggaaccggggggggatcggggggaaccggggggggcaccggaggggagcgggggggaaccggggggggAAACCGGAGGGGGATCGGGGGGAAAccgggggggggaaccggggggggatcggggggaaaccagggggggggaaccgggggggagcggggggaaaccgggggggggaaccggggggggaaccggggggggggaccggggggaaaCGGGGGGAaaccggggggggacggggggagcggggggaccgggaccggggtgaaactgggaggaactggggggAACCGGGACCGGGGGGAGTGGGAGGACCGGGACCGGGGTgaaactggggggaactgggaggaactggggggaaccgggaccggggggagcgggaggacc is part of the Struthio camelus isolate bStrCam1 unplaced genomic scaffold, bStrCam1.hap1 HAP1_SCAFFOLD_82, whole genome shotgun sequence genome and harbors:
- the LOC138064944 gene encoding dynein axonemal assembly factor 3-like, with the translated sequence MGLHERGARTLQPGEFGRWRESGVAFAGPGAAGAEPNWTLASGRLPSADGQPAPDCGYWGDIVAGPFLAFGIESDDPRLLRERNGRPAQSAAQVSLANVTAMLGALLPPDGDTGTGTGTGSGTDTDTDTDTGTGTGTGGYTGTDTDTGTDTGGDSDSDGPGVPGGERPPPGDPPGDPPGPPR